The genomic window TCTCGAAGGCGAGATTCGTCTCGCTCCTTCGGGAGGCTTTTTCGTGCGAAGTGCTTTGCGGCTTCTGGCTTTGGCAGGTTTGGCAACAGCGGCCGGTGCGGCCGCGTGCAGCGTCGACACCGAGGGCACCGGTGATCCGGCACCGACCGGCGGCGACGACGCAGGCGGCGACGTGACCACGGGTGGACCGGACGGGGCCGTCACGGATGACGGCGGCGGTGGCGACACAGCGCTGCCGCCGGTCGACGCGGGCCCCGATACGGCGACGACGAACTGCAAGGCGGCGAACTGCGCGCTGAGCATCGCGGCGGGCCCGGCGCACACGTGCGCGATTCTCGGCGACCGGACGGTGAAGTGTTGGGGCGATAACATTCACGGAGAGCTGGGGAGCGGGACCCAAGACGGCGGAAATGTGTCACCACAGATGAACGCGACGCCGATGTTGGTGTCGGGGATTGCAGGCGCCACCAGCATCTCGCTGGGCGGCACACTCGGAATTAAGGCGTTCAGCTGCGCTCTCGTCGGTGGAGGAAGCGTTCGCTGTTGGGGTGCCAATGACCTTGGACAACTCGGGGCGAAGACCGATGCAGCAGTGTCCGTGGATGCGGTGACGGTCGGGGCGGATGCCGCTGCCACGCAGATCGACGTCGGGCTACGGCATGGCTGCATGGTGGACTCAGCGGGTGCGCTCCGGTGCTGGGGCCTCAACTTTTTTGGGGAGCGCGGCAATCCCGAGCTCTCCGCCTGGCCCTCCCGACCGACGCGGGTTGGCCTCGATCTCCGCCGGGCACGGAACAACCTGCGCGCGAGCGACGGACGGCAATCTGATCTGCATGGGTGCCAACGCCAACGGAGAGGGTCGGCCGAGGAAGCGACGCTGGAACCGTTGGACCAGGCTTCGGTCGACGCAGGTGGCCTGGTCGAAGATATCTCCGCGAGCGTGACCTTCACGTGCGCGACCCTCACGGGAAACGTCACATCATGCTGGGGAAGTACGGGAAACTCGCGCCTCGGTCGAGGAGCAGCCGCGGGTGCGACGGCCCAACCCGGGAGCCCCCTTTTTTCGCCCGGCTTCGATCCTACGCGAGTCGCGACCGGCGGCGCTCACGCGTGCGCGATCATGACGGACCGAGGGGTCAGTTGTTGGGGATCGAACACTCGAGGTCAAGCGGGCGACTTCTCGGGCAAAGACCCGGTGACGACGCCGTCCGGCGTCGGGGGCCTCGGCAAGGTGGTCCAGCTCGCGCTCGGCGGCGGACACTCCTGCGCCCTCACGGAGGACGGCGACGTCTATTGCTGGGGCGTCAACAACCGCGGGCAGCTCGCGTTGCCGAGCCCTGATGGCAGCGTCGACAACGCCTCGCATCCCGACCCAGTCAAAGTGCCGCTTTAGGCTCGAAGCCGCGCCCGCGCGGAGTCAGCAACACCGAGGCGGTCGCGGCGCCACACCGTGGTACTTTGGAAGCTCCCCATGAGTCTCAAGAAGAAGCTCCTCTCCGAAAGCATGAAGCTCATCAGCGACCCGCGGGTCACCAAGCTCATGCAAGACGAACGCGTCATGAAGGCCCTCATGGCGGCCATGAGCATGCCCGGCAAGATGCAGACGTTCACCCACGAGCAGGTCGAGAAGCTCGCCAAGGCGATGGCCCTCGCCACCGAAGACGAGGTCAAAGACCTTCGTCGAACGGTGCGTCGCTTGGAAGAAGAGATGTCGAAGATGCGTCGCGACAAGGGCAACTGATCGGCGCCGACTTCGCGCCGCGCGGCGCCTACTTGAGGACGAAGTTGTTGAGGGCGGCCACGACGACCCCCATGATGCTCTCGCCGGCGATGAGCCCGGAGGCGACGGCGATGGTGTAGCGGTCCGACGCGCGCTTGCTGATCTTCTCGATGGCCCACGCGAGGAGCGCGCCGAGGAACATGGCGAGCGGGTTGTAGAACGGCAGAAGCAACCCGAGGCCGACGCCCGACGCCGACGGCAGCCACTTCTTCACCTTCGGGAAGAGCGCCTCGATGAGCGCCATCGTCACGCCGACCGCCAGGCCGATGCCGATGCACGTCCGCGCCATCGGGTGGAGGTTCTGGATGCCGTACTTGAACACCTCGGCGACGGCGCGCCACTGCTGCGCGCCGGGCGCGGCGAACTTCGGATCGCGCCCCCCCTCCCCGACGAGCGCGCTGGCCTCGGGCACCAGAATGTAGAAGCCCAAGACGCTCGCGAGCGTGCCGGTGAAGATGCCGCAAAATTGCGCGAGGAATTGCCGACGCGGGTTCGCGCCCAAGAGGTAGCCGCTCTTGAGATCGTTCAGGAGGTCGGCGCTCGACAGCGCCGCGCCCGACGTGATCCCTGCCGTCATGAGGTTCGCCGTCGTGCTCTGCGGGATGAGCACGCCGTAGGTGAGCTGCATGATCTTGCCCATGGCGCCGCTCGGTGTGATGTCGGTCTCACCAGTGGCGCGGCACGCGACGAGCGCCAGCACGAACGTCATGAGCACAGCGAGGACGCCGTAATACGGTGGGATCTCGAAGTAGCGCCACGCGAGCACGACGATGCCCGCGCCAGCGACCCCGGTGCCGATGGGAAACCATGACATCGGAGCTTCCACGGCGGCGACGCGCGCGCCAGCGTCGTCCGTGGCGCCGCCGCCGCCGAGACCTTTGAAGGCCCGTGCGATGGTGCGCCACTGGAAGGCGAACGACACGAGCGCGGACGACACCAGGAGCGGCGCCCCGAGCCAGATGCCGATCTCTTTCCACGCCGACGCCGGCTTGCTCGCCGCGGCGACCACAGCGCCGGCAGAGTTGGTCCACGTGCTCGCGAGCGCGATGGGTGTGACCCAGAAGGCGAGGATCAACGCGCCGAGCATCATGCTCAGCGTGACCCTGAGGCCGATGATCGCGCCGGCCGCGACCAAGACGCCGCTGTGGTCGAGCTTGATGCCAAAGTCGCTCATCTTGTAGGCCTTGCCACCGACCGTGAGGCCCGGCAGAAAGTCGAAGATCTTGCTGAACTCAGGCATGAGCCCTTCGCGGACAACCTTGCCGGCGGCCGTCGTGATCTTCACGAGGCCAAGGTCCTTGAGGAGCGGGATC from Myxococcales bacterium includes these protein-coding regions:
- a CDS encoding OPT/YSL family transporter encodes the protein MALFQPAPSPEDLDRNKPLEIPPEEVLTFDEKTWYERAYRGDDAPQLTVRAVAMGTGLGFLLAFTNVYIGLKTGWHLGVAITACILSFSIWNTLQKAGVVKGPMSILETNCMQSTASAAGYATGNTLATAIPALLILSVTKDNPTGTHLPAWVLGAWVLLLATLGVFLAIPMKRNMINQERLKFPSGVAAAVTLQSLYSKGTEALEKGRALLIAGVFGLAIPLLKDLGLVKITTAAGKVVREGLMPEFSKIFDFLPGLTVGGKAYKMSDFGIKLDHSGVLVAAGAIIGLRVTLSMMLGALILAFWVTPIALASTWTNSAGAVVAAASKPASAWKEIGIWLGAPLLVSSALVSFAFQWRTIARAFKGLGGGGATDDAGARVAAVEAPMSWFPIGTGVAGAGIVVLAWRYFEIPPYYGVLAVLMTFVLALVACRATGETDITPSGAMGKIMQLTYGVLIPQSTTANLMTAGITSGAALSSADLLNDLKSGYLLGANPRRQFLAQFCGIFTGTLASVLGFYILVPEASALVGEGGRDPKFAAPGAQQWRAVAEVFKYGIQNLHPMARTCIGIGLAVGVTMALIEALFPKVKKWLPSASGVGLGLLLPFYNPLAMFLGALLAWAIEKISKRASDRYTIAVASGLIAGESIMGVVVAALNNFVLK